From one Polynucleobacter sp. UK-FUSCHL-C3 genomic stretch:
- a CDS encoding dihydrofolate reductase — protein MSTPAISMIVARSRNHVIGKDNQMPWKISADLQFFKKVTMGYPIIMGRKTWESIGRPLPGRRNVVVSRNTNYSAIGAELVGSLDQALELLKEFKRVFVIGGQQLFTQAFPQADELFITEIEIQVDGDTYFEIPDPNDWQEAERILESEGDIQFAYVTLRRKAV, from the coding sequence ATGAGTACACCTGCTATTTCAATGATCGTGGCGCGCTCTCGTAATCATGTCATTGGCAAAGATAATCAAATGCCATGGAAAATATCGGCTGATTTACAGTTCTTCAAAAAAGTAACCATGGGATACCCCATCATTATGGGTCGCAAAACCTGGGAATCAATTGGTAGGCCTTTGCCGGGTCGGCGCAATGTAGTGGTGAGTCGTAACACCAATTACTCAGCAATCGGTGCTGAATTGGTTGGTTCCTTAGATCAGGCTTTAGAGTTGTTAAAAGAATTTAAGCGTGTCTTTGTTATTGGTGGTCAGCAATTATTTACCCAAGCCTTCCCTCAAGCCGATGAGCTCTTCATTACTGAGATTGAAATTCAGGTCGATGGTGATACGTATTTTGAAATTCCAGATCCCAATGACTGGCAAGAGGCAGAACGCATCTTAGAAAGTGAGGGCGATATTCAGTTTGCCTATGTGACTCTTCGACGAAAGGCAGTCTAA
- the rimM gene encoding ribosome maturation factor RimM (Essential for efficient processing of 16S rRNA), which produces MIHQPPSDLIELGQVFDAQGLKGHIKVRPYSPDPVALLQCKQICLQRDGARGASIDATYTVNQAKLHSGFVVMALEGVTDRDAALLLKGSSLKLPRTSFPKTEQGTYYWIDLIGCRVLNEEGAELGFVDEIAEYGAHPVMTVGKELIPFVPDLVKSVDLQASDAGGVGTIVVAWQANWSK; this is translated from the coding sequence GTGATTCATCAGCCTCCTTCTGACCTGATAGAGCTTGGGCAGGTATTTGATGCCCAAGGCCTCAAGGGGCACATTAAGGTGCGCCCCTACTCTCCTGACCCTGTAGCCCTTCTCCAATGTAAGCAAATCTGTTTGCAACGGGATGGCGCTCGAGGGGCTTCAATCGATGCTACCTACACAGTCAACCAGGCAAAATTACACAGCGGTTTTGTGGTCATGGCTCTTGAGGGCGTTACCGATCGTGATGCTGCTTTGTTATTAAAGGGCTCGTCCTTAAAGCTTCCTAGAACTAGCTTCCCCAAGACGGAGCAAGGTACCTATTACTGGATTGATCTGATTGGTTGCAGGGTGCTGAATGAGGAGGGCGCTGAACTTGGTTTCGTTGATGAGATCGCTGAATATGGCGCCCATCCAGTCATGACCGTGGGGAAGGAACTGATCCCCTTTGTGCCCGATCTTGTAAAGTCAGTAGATCTTCAGGCTAGCGATGCCGGGGGCGTTGGAACCATAGTGGTTGCCTGGCAAGCCAATTGGAGCAAATAA
- a CDS encoding electron transfer flavoprotein subunit alpha/FixB family protein: MAALVLVEHDHHSLKAATRHAVSAAKLCSPEVDLLLIGSNAGAIAQAAAGIAGIRKVLHADATQFADQLPESVAEQMIALASDYDYFLAPATAHGKSVMPRVAAKLDIAQLSDITRVVSGDTFERPIYAGNAIATVQSSDAKKVITVRTTNFEAAPEGGSAVIESIKPVDPYEASQFIGRELTKSDRPELSAAKIIVSGGRGLGSAEKYKELIEPLADKLGAALGASRAAVDAGYVPNDYQVGQTGKIVAPQLYIAVGISGAIQHLAGMKDSKIIVAINKDPDAPIFGVADYGLVGDLFTLVPELTAAI, encoded by the coding sequence ATGGCTGCTTTAGTTCTGGTCGAACATGACCATCATTCTTTAAAAGCGGCTACCCGTCACGCTGTGAGTGCGGCAAAGCTCTGCAGTCCTGAGGTTGATCTGTTGTTAATCGGTAGCAATGCTGGGGCTATTGCTCAAGCTGCAGCAGGTATTGCTGGTATCCGTAAAGTTTTGCATGCCGATGCAACACAGTTTGCAGATCAGCTACCAGAGTCTGTTGCCGAACAAATGATTGCTCTGGCCTCGGATTATGATTATTTCTTGGCACCCGCCACCGCTCACGGAAAAAGTGTGATGCCTCGTGTTGCTGCCAAATTAGATATTGCTCAGCTTTCAGATATTACGAGGGTGGTCTCAGGCGATACATTTGAGCGTCCCATTTATGCAGGTAATGCGATTGCAACAGTGCAATCGAGTGACGCTAAAAAAGTAATCACGGTACGCACAACAAATTTTGAGGCTGCGCCGGAGGGTGGCTCGGCTGTGATTGAGTCGATTAAACCTGTAGATCCATATGAAGCATCTCAATTTATTGGGCGAGAACTGACAAAGTCGGATCGACCTGAGTTATCCGCTGCCAAAATCATTGTGTCTGGTGGGCGCGGCTTAGGTTCTGCCGAGAAATATAAGGAATTAATTGAGCCTTTGGCTGATAAATTGGGTGCTGCTCTCGGAGCCTCCCGCGCTGCCGTAGACGCAGGTTATGTGCCGAATGATTATCAGGTTGGTCAAACTGGAAAAATTGTTGCACCACAGCTATATATTGCGGTTGGTATCTCAGGAGCAATCCAGCACTTGGCTGGAATGAAGGACTCAAAAATAATTGTGGCGATCAATAAAGATCCTGACGCACCGATCTTTGGTGTAGCCGATTATGGCTTAGTGGGGGATTTATTTACTTTGGTACCCGAGTTAACAGCTGCGATTTAG
- a CDS encoding CobD/CbiB family protein — translation MTFFSILFALIAEQYRPVTSSHWIRRASLAWLDWVAKEFGGKSADGATPVGARLACLVGFGLPTIFVFAIYVVAFVAHPLLAFVWNIIIVYLFFGFRQFSHSFTEVHEAIQNHDVPAARAALQSWLGDDIDVTHLSKTEIIAVALERAIIGAHRHVFGVFFWFLVPIGPAGVVLYRLADKASLRWEQYGFNLSEAAKHFFYILDWLPVRLSAMSFAIVGNFEDSVYAWRNLTSKWSDPLSAVLLASGSGALGVRLGEPLREPTSDEALSRAETGEPPVYEIGKEPSEHSMRSAIGLVWRALIVCMVVLAMLTIALWLG, via the coding sequence ATGACCTTTTTTTCTATCCTCTTCGCTCTAATTGCCGAACAATATCGGCCAGTTACCTCATCCCATTGGATCCGGAGGGCGAGCCTTGCATGGCTTGATTGGGTTGCCAAGGAGTTTGGTGGCAAGTCTGCAGATGGGGCAACACCAGTGGGTGCTCGGTTAGCTTGTTTAGTGGGCTTTGGCTTGCCTACTATTTTTGTGTTTGCTATTTATGTCGTAGCGTTTGTGGCTCATCCCTTATTAGCCTTCGTCTGGAACATCATCATCGTTTATCTCTTTTTTGGGTTTAGACAATTTAGTCATTCCTTTACAGAGGTCCATGAAGCCATTCAAAACCATGATGTGCCGGCAGCCCGTGCTGCTCTCCAAAGCTGGTTGGGGGATGATATTGATGTTACCCATTTATCAAAGACTGAGATTATTGCGGTAGCGCTCGAGAGGGCAATTATTGGCGCCCATCGCCATGTTTTTGGGGTCTTTTTCTGGTTCTTAGTACCAATTGGCCCTGCGGGCGTTGTTCTATATCGCTTGGCGGATAAGGCCTCTTTGCGTTGGGAGCAATATGGGTTTAATTTATCCGAAGCAGCAAAACACTTTTTTTATATATTAGATTGGTTGCCTGTTCGCTTGAGTGCCATGAGTTTTGCCATCGTTGGTAATTTTGAGGACTCGGTCTATGCGTGGCGTAATTTAACAAGCAAGTGGTCGGACCCTTTAAGTGCAGTATTACTGGCATCTGGTAGTGGTGCCTTGGGTGTCCGTCTGGGTGAACCACTACGAGAGCCGACCAGTGATGAGGCCCTATCTAGAGCTGAGACCGGTGAGCCGCCCGTCTATGAGATTGGGAAAGAGCCTAGCGAACACTCCATGAGATCAGCTATCGGCTTGGTGTGGCGAGCCCTTATCGTTTGTATGGTGGTTTTGGCGATGTTGACCATCGCTCTTTGGCTTGGCTAA
- the rplS gene encoding 50S ribosomal protein L19: MNLIQKIEQEEIARLTANKTIPSFAPGDTVVVSVNVVEGSRKRAQAFEGVVIAKRNRGLNSSFIVRKISSGEGVERTFQTYSPLIASIEVKRRGDVRRAKLYYLRDRSGKSARIKEKLKARVKETVAETAAE, translated from the coding sequence ATGAACTTGATCCAAAAAATCGAGCAAGAAGAAATTGCTCGTCTAACCGCCAACAAAACGATTCCAAGTTTTGCACCCGGCGATACCGTTGTAGTCAGTGTAAACGTGGTTGAAGGTAGTCGTAAACGTGCTCAGGCTTTTGAGGGCGTTGTGATTGCCAAGCGTAACCGTGGCCTGAATTCTAGTTTCATCGTTCGCAAGATTTCATCTGGCGAAGGTGTGGAGCGCACTTTTCAAACTTATTCACCATTAATCGCTAGCATCGAAGTGAAGCGTCGTGGTGATGTGCGTCGTGCGAAGTTGTATTACTTGCGCGACCGCTCTGGTAAGTCTGCTCGTATTAAAGAGAAGCTCAAGGCGCGTGTTAAAGAAACAGTTGCCGAGACAGCCGCAGAGTAA
- a CDS encoding META domain-containing protein: protein MLKLLTPFGKRIQRSILLVSGVCVLGACANITPPCAAKNTPPAAELKGTHWELSRWNLPPNAMGEVRLRSLPNDQGQKIQLQFSGNRMSGYSACNRFTAQIVEDTRGFQINQIATTRMACSTAREEIERDFLYLLNDYRTIARDGDRLLIIGPNREVLSFSQINLSSK from the coding sequence ATGCTTAAGCTTCTAACTCCTTTTGGTAAACGAATCCAACGATCCATCCTATTGGTCTCGGGAGTCTGCGTTTTGGGGGCTTGCGCCAATATAACCCCCCCGTGCGCCGCTAAAAATACTCCCCCGGCTGCCGAGCTCAAAGGAACGCACTGGGAACTGTCTCGCTGGAATCTACCGCCCAATGCGATGGGTGAGGTTCGTCTTCGTTCATTACCAAATGATCAGGGTCAAAAAATCCAACTACAGTTCAGCGGCAATCGAATGAGCGGGTATAGCGCCTGCAATCGCTTTACGGCGCAGATCGTAGAAGATACCCGTGGATTTCAAATTAATCAAATTGCTACAACGCGCATGGCTTGCTCTACAGCACGAGAAGAAATCGAACGCGATTTCTTGTACCTCTTAAATGATTACAGAACGATTGCGCGCGATGGCGATCGCTTACTGATTATTGGGCCCAATCGTGAGGTCTTAAGCTTTTCTCAAATCAATCTTTCCTCCAAATGA
- the rpsP gene encoding 30S ribosomal protein S16, whose protein sequence is MVVIRLARGGSKKRPFYSIVATDKRNRRDSNYIERLGYFNPKAAEKEQAMRLAQDRLTYWTGVGAQISPTVKRLIKDHPAA, encoded by the coding sequence ATGGTCGTCATTCGACTCGCACGCGGCGGTTCAAAAAAGCGCCCTTTTTACAGCATTGTTGCTACCGATAAACGTAATCGTCGCGACTCAAATTACATTGAGCGTTTAGGTTATTTCAATCCAAAAGCAGCTGAGAAAGAGCAAGCAATGCGCCTTGCTCAGGACCGTTTAACTTATTGGACTGGCGTTGGAGCTCAGATCTCCCCAACCGTTAAGCGTTTAATCAAGGACCATCCTGCAGCCTAA
- a CDS encoding CoA pyrophosphatase produces MSNTLDSLKKSLAAPPGFDPRLVPIDRRCIGQKPVPEALFCEDGLRAQFETSPTWTPEITDENRHVLASNIIARKQEQGAITKAAVLMPLVIQSNGLHVLLTQRTDHLHDHAGQISFPGGRMDEGDASIVATAIRESEEEIGLPSQNVEVIGSLPEYLTVSGYQVTPVVALVKPVSQYRPDPFEVADVFEVPLRFLMDPANHEIRVWQSTEGSRRFYAMPYAERFIWGATAGMLRNLYHLLKA; encoded by the coding sequence ATGTCGAATACTCTGGACTCCCTCAAAAAAAGCTTGGCTGCGCCCCCCGGATTCGATCCCCGCTTAGTGCCGATTGATCGTCGTTGCATTGGCCAAAAGCCAGTACCCGAAGCTTTATTTTGTGAGGATGGGCTGCGTGCTCAGTTTGAGACCTCACCCACATGGACCCCCGAGATTACCGATGAAAACCGCCATGTATTAGCAAGTAATATCATCGCCCGCAAGCAAGAGCAGGGCGCGATAACGAAGGCGGCGGTTCTAATGCCCCTGGTAATACAGTCAAATGGACTGCATGTTTTATTAACCCAACGTACCGATCATTTGCATGATCACGCGGGTCAGATTAGTTTTCCTGGGGGACGAATGGATGAGGGGGATGCTTCTATTGTTGCAACTGCAATTCGGGAAAGCGAGGAAGAAATTGGGCTTCCCAGTCAGAATGTCGAGGTGATTGGCTCTTTACCAGAATATCTTACGGTCTCGGGCTATCAGGTTACCCCAGTGGTTGCTTTGGTGAAACCCGTTTCGCAATATCGGCCAGATCCCTTTGAAGTCGCAGATGTATTTGAGGTCCCTTTACGTTTCTTAATGGATCCTGCTAATCATGAGATCCGGGTATGGCAAAGTACAGAGGGCTCACGCCGCTTTTATGCAATGCCCTATGCGGAGCGGTTCATTTGGGGCGCCACCGCTGGAATGTTACGAAATCTATATCATCTATTAAAAGCATGA
- the mog gene encoding molybdopterin adenylyltransferase, whose protein sequence is MSMKHQNPFHRNSPNEVKIGLVSISDRASQGVYVDEGIPSLKNWLGKVITTPVVFHERLIPDETEHISSSLIELVDELGCDLVLTTGGTGPSRRDVTPEATLDVGTREMPGFGEQMRQISLHFVPTAILSRQVAVLREIENHAALIMNLPGQPKSIQETLEGLKDANGKVLAHGIFAAVPYCIDLIGGPCIETDEAIVKAFRPKKKK, encoded by the coding sequence ATGTCCATGAAGCATCAAAACCCTTTTCATCGCAATAGTCCTAATGAGGTAAAGATTGGTTTGGTATCGATTTCTGATCGTGCCAGCCAAGGGGTATATGTCGATGAAGGCATCCCTTCCTTAAAAAATTGGCTTGGCAAGGTGATCACCACTCCAGTTGTTTTCCATGAGCGCCTTATTCCGGATGAGACCGAGCACATTTCATCCTCATTGATCGAGTTGGTTGATGAGTTGGGGTGTGATTTGGTATTGACTACCGGTGGTACAGGCCCGTCGCGACGAGATGTGACACCGGAAGCCACTCTGGATGTGGGAACTCGTGAAATGCCAGGATTTGGCGAGCAGATGCGGCAAATTAGCCTTCATTTTGTGCCCACCGCCATTCTCTCTCGTCAAGTTGCTGTATTACGAGAGATTGAGAATCATGCTGCATTGATTATGAATCTTCCTGGGCAACCAAAGTCGATTCAGGAGACTTTAGAAGGCTTGAAAGATGCTAATGGCAAAGTGCTTGCACACGGTATTTTTGCTGCTGTACCCTATTGCATCGATTTAATCGGCGGGCCTTGTATTGAAACGGATGAGGCAATTGTGAAAGCGTTCCGTCCAAAGAAAAAGAAGTAG
- a CDS encoding M48 family metallopeptidase — translation MTFTYLFILALVLSVGLRHWLAMRQIRHVANHRTSVPNEFAHTISLVDHQKAADYTIAKLRLGLIENFFAAFVLIAFTLLGGLELLNQMLIDLLGPGTLQQMALLISIFLISGILDLPFTWKKQFGIEAAYGFNRMTPGLFWLDMIKGVALASALGLPLLWLVLELMSSSGPYWWLWTWIVWTAFNALLLWLFPTFIAPLFNKFKALEDGPLKAQIERLLERCDFASQGLFVMDGSKRSAHGNAYFTGIGKAKRIVFFDTLIEKLEPLEVEAVLAHELGHFKRQHIRKRLLVSFALSFVMLAILGWVSSQPWFYLGLGVSPDLNGYNGGLALALFMLVAPVFSFFFTPLGSLASRKHEYEADHFAAQKSSASALISALVKLYQDNASTLTPDPLYTAFYSSHPPAPLRIAHLQRFA, via the coding sequence ATGACCTTTACATATCTATTTATTTTGGCTTTAGTCCTTAGCGTTGGTTTACGCCATTGGCTCGCAATGCGCCAAATTCGCCATGTCGCCAACCACCGCACTAGTGTACCTAATGAATTCGCCCATACGATCAGTTTAGTGGATCATCAAAAGGCAGCTGACTATACGATTGCTAAATTACGTCTTGGCCTGATTGAAAACTTCTTTGCTGCTTTTGTATTAATTGCATTCACTCTATTGGGCGGACTAGAGCTTCTCAATCAAATGCTAATCGATCTTTTGGGTCCAGGCACTTTGCAACAGATGGCTTTGTTGATATCTATATTTTTAATCTCGGGCATTTTGGATTTACCTTTTACCTGGAAAAAACAATTTGGTATTGAGGCTGCCTATGGCTTTAACCGAATGACCCCTGGTCTCTTTTGGCTGGACATGATCAAAGGTGTCGCATTAGCCTCGGCCCTTGGGCTTCCTCTTCTCTGGTTGGTCTTGGAGTTGATGTCTAGTAGTGGGCCCTACTGGTGGCTATGGACCTGGATTGTCTGGACCGCTTTTAATGCTCTTCTTCTTTGGCTCTTTCCTACCTTTATTGCACCCCTGTTTAATAAGTTCAAGGCCTTAGAAGATGGCCCCCTGAAAGCACAAATCGAGCGTCTCTTAGAACGTTGTGATTTTGCTAGTCAAGGTTTATTTGTGATGGATGGTAGCAAACGAAGTGCGCATGGCAATGCTTATTTCACAGGCATTGGTAAGGCAAAGCGGATTGTGTTCTTTGACACTTTGATTGAGAAGCTTGAGCCCCTAGAAGTAGAGGCTGTTCTTGCCCATGAGCTTGGTCACTTTAAACGTCAACATATTCGTAAGCGTTTACTAGTCTCATTTGCTCTGAGCTTTGTCATGCTGGCTATTTTGGGCTGGGTGAGCTCACAGCCGTGGTTCTATCTCGGTCTTGGTGTCAGCCCCGATCTCAATGGCTATAACGGCGGTCTAGCCTTGGCTTTGTTTATGTTGGTTGCCCCTGTATTTAGTTTCTTCTTTACTCCATTAGGAAGCCTGGCGTCTCGCAAACATGAATACGAAGCTGATCACTTTGCTGCCCAAAAATCTTCGGCGAGCGCATTAATTTCTGCTCTAGTAAAACTCTATCAAGATAATGCCTCGACCCTAACCCCTGATCCGCTCTATACCGCGTTCTATAGCTCCCATCCTCCTGCGCCCCTGCGGATTGCGCATTTACAACGATTTGCATGA
- the orn gene encoding oligoribonuclease, producing MSTENKGSGNSAEPMIWVDMEMSGLKPDSDRILEIAMIVTDAHLNIIATAPVWVVHQANEVLGSMDAWNTGTHTKSGLVDKVRASDLDEGAVEEQCIAFLKQYVKANTAPMCGNSICQDRRFMARYMPKLESYFHYRNVDVSTVKELCKRWQPELVKGFNKQQAHTALADIMESIEELKYYRERFFIPSQN from the coding sequence ATGAGTACGGAAAATAAGGGGTCTGGTAATAGCGCAGAACCCATGATTTGGGTAGATATGGAGATGTCGGGATTAAAGCCTGATTCTGACCGTATATTAGAGATCGCCATGATTGTGACCGATGCCCACCTAAATATCATTGCTACCGCCCCGGTATGGGTGGTCCATCAAGCTAATGAGGTTCTTGGCAGCATGGACGCTTGGAATACTGGCACTCACACCAAATCGGGCTTAGTGGATAAGGTTAGAGCATCTGATTTAGATGAGGGGGCGGTGGAAGAGCAATGTATCGCTTTTCTAAAGCAATACGTCAAAGCCAATACTGCGCCGATGTGCGGTAACTCGATCTGCCAAGACCGGCGGTTTATGGCTCGCTATATGCCAAAGCTAGAGAGTTATTTTCATTACCGGAATGTCGATGTATCGACTGTGAAGGAGCTATGTAAACGCTGGCAACCGGAGCTTGTGAAGGGCTTTAATAAGCAACAAGCCCATACCGCCCTAGCCGATATTATGGAATCGATTGAAGAGCTCAAATACTATCGCGAGCGATTCTTTATTCCCTCTCAAAACTAA
- the trmD gene encoding tRNA (guanosine(37)-N1)-methyltransferase TrmD → MHFDVVTLFPEMFTALTKSGVTGRACEHGLTTVSTWNIRDFCEDPRKTVDDRAYGGGPGMVMLIKPLEETLAAIQKSHQQSGIESGPVCLLSPQGKTFSQKLATDMLKYSNLTLICGRYEAVDQRFIDRNVDFELSIGDFVLSGGEIPAMAVMDAMIRLIPGVLGDENSALQDSFVNGLLDHPHYTRPEIYENLCVPDVLLGGHHAKIMDWRRQRSLELTLKRRPDLIEAARANGLLNQDDELFLKELSE, encoded by the coding sequence ATGCATTTTGATGTTGTTACTCTTTTCCCTGAAATGTTCACCGCTTTGACAAAAAGTGGGGTAACTGGGCGAGCATGTGAGCACGGACTTACAACTGTAAGTACATGGAATATAAGAGATTTTTGTGAGGATCCTCGTAAAACAGTCGATGATCGTGCTTATGGGGGAGGGCCTGGTATGGTCATGCTCATTAAGCCGCTTGAGGAGACCTTGGCGGCGATTCAGAAATCCCATCAACAATCTGGGATAGAGTCCGGTCCAGTTTGTCTTTTAAGCCCTCAAGGAAAGACATTTTCGCAAAAGTTAGCAACAGATATGCTTAAATACAGTAACTTAACGCTAATTTGTGGACGATATGAGGCAGTAGACCAGCGTTTTATTGACCGAAATGTGGATTTTGAGCTATCCATCGGCGATTTTGTACTTTCCGGAGGTGAAATCCCTGCCATGGCGGTTATGGATGCCATGATTCGCTTGATTCCGGGGGTGTTGGGGGACGAGAATTCAGCCTTACAAGATAGTTTTGTTAATGGCCTTTTAGACCATCCACACTATACCCGGCCTGAAATTTATGAAAATTTATGCGTTCCAGACGTGCTTTTAGGCGGACATCACGCTAAAATAATGGATTGGCGTCGGCAAAGGTCTTTAGAGCTGACGTTAAAGCGTCGTCCAGACCTCATTGAGGCTGCGCGCGCAAATGGGTTGCTAAACCAAGACGATGAGCTGTTTTTAAAGGAACTCTCAGAGTAA
- the rsgA gene encoding ribosome small subunit-dependent GTPase A: protein MGQFRALLSASYGRHYLAQTIQADGSHAGPLIQVSTPAKRHVGAVGDILILEETGPNQARIIEIEKRKNLLYRSDAFKSKSIAANVDQILVVLATAPAFSPDLLGRAVVAAELDQIELRIILNKCDLQDQLTIARRGLVPYQNMGYPVHEVSAKFDPQSLEGLQPFLKGKVSVLVGQSGMGKSTLLNSWAPNAAALTQEYSLKLDSGKHTTTACRYFDLPEWSRNQAHLGGMIDSPGFQEFGLAHLSESQLQHAFREFKPLLGKCRFHNCKHDSEPGCVIQEAVLAGEIAAERLALFKQLLSDSKTADIQLQGFSQAKERWSTSPKPPYKR from the coding sequence ATGGGCCAATTTCGTGCCCTGCTAAGCGCTTCCTACGGGAGACATTACTTAGCGCAAACTATTCAGGCGGATGGCTCCCATGCTGGGCCCTTAATACAAGTTAGCACACCGGCTAAGCGCCACGTCGGCGCTGTCGGTGATATCTTGATTCTGGAGGAGACAGGTCCAAATCAGGCACGAATTATCGAAATCGAGAAGCGCAAGAACTTACTTTATCGATCAGACGCATTTAAGAGTAAATCGATTGCAGCGAATGTTGACCAGATTCTGGTGGTGCTTGCAACTGCTCCGGCTTTCTCACCCGATCTCCTAGGACGCGCTGTAGTTGCTGCTGAGCTAGATCAAATTGAACTGCGCATCATCCTGAATAAATGCGATCTGCAGGATCAATTAACGATTGCGAGACGAGGTCTTGTTCCATATCAAAACATGGGCTATCCAGTCCACGAGGTCTCGGCTAAATTTGATCCCCAATCACTTGAGGGTCTCCAACCTTTCTTGAAAGGAAAGGTATCGGTATTGGTTGGGCAATCTGGCATGGGTAAGTCGACTTTACTGAATAGTTGGGCACCAAATGCGGCCGCTCTCACACAAGAATATTCCTTAAAACTGGATAGCGGTAAGCACACCACCACAGCATGCCGTTACTTTGATTTACCCGAGTGGTCTCGCAATCAAGCGCATTTAGGGGGGATGATTGACTCACCCGGTTTTCAAGAATTTGGTCTTGCCCATCTCTCTGAAAGCCAACTACAGCATGCCTTTAGAGAGTTCAAGCCTTTGCTGGGTAAATGTCGCTTCCATAACTGTAAGCATGATAGCGAGCCTGGATGCGTGATCCAGGAGGCTGTTCTTGCGGGTGAGATTGCTGCAGAACGTCTAGCGCTTTTTAAACAGTTGCTATCGGACTCTAAAACCGCAGATATTCAACTGCAGGGTTTTAGCCAAGCCAAAGAGCGATGGTCAACATCGCCAAAACCACCATACAAACGATAA
- the pmbA gene encoding metalloprotease PmbA translates to MFAYSPDQFRIIIDFILAEAKRVGASDAAAEISEGQGLSVTVRKGEVETIEQSVDKQVGVSIYLGQRRGNASTSDFSPDSLRLTVEAAFHIAQHTAEDDCAGLAEPDLLEQNPQDLDLFHPWDLDTKEAIQIARKAEKAAFAVDKAIQNSDGASVSAHQAHFMLGTSNGFMGGYPYSRHFISCAPIASSSKNSSAMQRDDWYSTSRIASELANPSLIGRYAAQRALAKLNAKSLTTRRCPVIFEAPIAVGLIGSLVQATSGGALYRRSSFLLDSLGKQVMPKHIDLFELPHLKRMSGSAPFDEEGVRTKARSVISKGELQGYFLSTYSARKLGMQTTGNAGGAHHLKLHSMHTPSGGLPGLLKEMGTGLLVTELMGQGVNYVTGDYSRGAFGYWVENGIIQHPVEEITIAGNLKEMLMDIQAVGDDTIIRGTKETGSILLGSMTIGGK, encoded by the coding sequence ATGTTTGCATATTCTCCGGATCAATTTAGGATCATTATTGACTTTATTTTGGCAGAAGCCAAGCGCGTTGGGGCTTCAGACGCCGCCGCAGAAATCTCCGAGGGTCAAGGTCTCTCTGTAACGGTCCGCAAGGGTGAAGTAGAAACCATTGAGCAAAGCGTTGATAAGCAGGTGGGCGTAAGCATCTATCTAGGTCAGCGCCGAGGTAATGCCAGTACCAGCGATTTTTCTCCAGACTCATTACGTTTAACGGTAGAGGCGGCTTTTCATATTGCCCAACACACTGCAGAAGATGATTGCGCTGGCTTGGCCGAGCCAGATCTCTTAGAGCAGAACCCTCAGGATCTTGATTTATTTCATCCCTGGGATCTAGATACTAAAGAGGCGATTCAGATCGCTCGTAAAGCAGAAAAGGCAGCATTTGCAGTTGATAAAGCAATCCAGAACAGTGATGGAGCATCGGTATCTGCCCATCAGGCGCACTTTATGCTGGGAACCAGTAATGGCTTTATGGGTGGATATCCATATTCAAGGCATTTCATATCCTGCGCCCCCATTGCCAGTTCCTCTAAAAATTCGAGTGCGATGCAACGCGATGATTGGTACAGCACTTCTCGCATTGCGAGTGAGTTAGCAAACCCCTCTTTGATTGGTCGGTATGCTGCTCAACGAGCATTGGCAAAGCTAAACGCAAAATCGTTAACAACACGGCGTTGCCCAGTGATCTTTGAAGCCCCGATCGCAGTCGGTCTGATTGGCTCTTTGGTCCAAGCAACCTCAGGTGGTGCTTTGTATCGTCGTTCTAGTTTTTTGCTCGATAGCCTGGGGAAGCAAGTAATGCCAAAGCATATCGACTTGTTTGAGTTGCCTCACCTAAAGCGAATGAGTGGAAGCGCACCGTTTGATGAGGAGGGTGTCCGCACTAAAGCTCGATCGGTGATATCCAAAGGAGAATTGCAAGGCTACTTCTTGTCTACCTACTCAGCCAGAAAGTTGGGCATGCAAACTACCGGTAATGCTGGAGGCGCACATCATCTGAAGTTGCATAGTATGCATACCCCATCTGGGGGCTTGCCAGGTTTGTTAAAAGAAATGGGAACCGGCCTGTTGGTAACAGAGCTGATGGGCCAAGGGGTCAACTATGTGACGGGAGATTACTCGCGAGGGGCATTTGGTTATTGGGTCGAAAACGGCATCATCCAACATCCTGTTGAAGAAATCACTATCGCTGGTAACTTAAAAGAAATGTTGATGGATATTCAGGCGGTGGGCGATGACACGATTATTCGGGGAACTAAAGAGACTGGATCAATTTTGCTGGGCTCAATGACGATTGGTGGAAAGTAA